ACCGAGATCGCCTGGTCGCGGCGCACCTTCGAGCCGGCCGGAGCGAGCACGTCGAGCGGCAGCGAGACCGATCTGGCTCGCCTGCAGCTGCGCTTCGATCCGCCCGGCCGAGGGCTGCGCGGCGAGCTGCGCTACGAGGTCACCGACGACGAAACCCGCAAGCTCGAGCAGGTGCTGGTGCTGTCGCCGGATGGCAAGGGCGACTACGACGCCGAAGGCCGCGCCGTCGGCAAGGACCAGGGGGAGTACGACAAGGTCTATCGCACTCTCGGGGAAACGGAGAGCACGACGCAGCTCGCGACCTCGCTGCGCTTCGAAGTCGGCCGCGGGGGCAGTGCGGTCGATTCCAGCGCCAGCTGGTGGCGACGGCGCCTGGCCTTCGTGCAGGTGCTCTCGGTGCAGGAGCAGACGCGGGATGCCCAGAGCGGCCTCTACTGGTTGCAGCCGAGCGCCTTCCAGAACGCTGCCACCCTGTTCGGCAGCTTCCGTGCCCGGCAGGAGTGGTCGTTCCTGGAGAACTCACCGGAAAACTCGCTGCGCTTGTTCCTCGACTGGGAGGACGACCTGGACGGCCGCTTCGCCGACCAGCGCCTCGATTCGCATCGCAGCCGCGCCACGCTCCGCTTCGAGAAGAGTGCGACGCGGCGCTGGAGTTGGAGCGCCGAGGCCGACGTGGGTCGCCGCGAACGCAGCGGCGAGCTCGATGCCGTGGTGCCCGGCCGCCCGTCGGCCAGCGACTTCGACATCCGCTCGCAGCGCTTGCAAGGGGCGCTCGCCTTCCGGCCGACGCCGAGCGAGCGGCTGGCGCTGGAGGGCGGTGCCACGCGGCAGGAGGATCGGCTCTCCCTGGTGCGGCAGCAGCTGCTGGCGCTCACCCCGGCGGTGGTGCTGGCGCCGCTGCGCAATCTGCGCCTGCTAGGCAGCGTCACCGCGACGCGCGTCCTGGAGGACAAACCGCCCGGGGCGCTGCCGCCTTTCCTCTTCGATGCGCCGGGGACCAAGACCTCGGCGACGCTCACCGGCAGCTATCGCCTGGCCCGCATCCTCAACCTGAACCTGACCGGAACCGCGGTGCGCAACACCGATGGCCGCTCGACCTACGACGTGAAGATGGAGACCCGTGCGATTTTCTGAAGTCATGCGGAGCTCGCTCCTCGGCCTCGTGCTCCTCGGCGGCGCGGCGCCCTCCATGGCGCAGTCCACTTCTCCGGCGGTGGGTGCGATCACGTACCGCACGGCAGAGCTCGTGGGCGATCACCCGGTGGACGATGCGGAGCTGTTGCGGGCGCTTCGCCTGCCGTTCGTGGCGGACAGTCTGCAACCGGCTCTTCGCCGCCTGGGCGGCGTGCTCTTCGAGCGTGGCTGGCTCGAGGCGACGGTCCAGGCGGATTCGGCGGCGGAGGGACTGCTCCGACTCCGCATCCACGCCGGCGAACCGGCACGGCTCGCCCACGTCTTCCTCCGTGGCACCCAAGCCATCGAGGCCGACGAGGCGCGGCAGATCACCGGTCTCAGCGAAGGCGGTGTCTACGCACCGGTGGCGGTGGAAGAAGGCCTGCAGGCACTCGTCGATGTCTACGCCCGCCGCGGTCACCTGCATGCCGAGGCGGTGGTGGAGCGGCTGGAGATCCTTCCCGAGGGGGTCGTCCTCGGCATCGCGGTTTCCGAGGGACCGGTGGCACGGTTGACCGAAGTGCAGGTGCACGGGAATAGCCACAGCAGGAGCAGTCTGGTGCAACGCCTCTCCGGCCTCGGCCCGACGCATGGTGTCGATCTCCGCCGCTTGCGCGAGTCCACCTTGCTCTTGAAGCGGAGCGGTCTCTTCGCCGCCGTGGAGGAGCCTCTCGTCTATCGCGCCGGCAGCGGCGAGGGCGATCTCGGCGTCATGCTCCGGGTCGTCGAAGCACCGCAACGCAACGCTTTTTTCGGCAGCGTCGGCGTGGCCCAGGATCCGCGCGACCGGGGCGCCTATCTCCACGGTGCCGTGGACTTGCAACTGCGCAACATCTGGGGCACGGGGCGCGACCTGGCGCTGGCGTGGAAGCGCGACGCCATCGCCGGCAGCAACCTCGGCGTGGGCTATCGGGAGCGCTTCCTCGCCGGCTGGCGGCTCGACTTGAGCCTGGATTTGTCTCAAACCGTGCGCGATTCCACCTACACCTATCAAACCGCCGGCGCCGCGGTGGTATTGCCGCTCCGCAGCAACCTCGGTCTCGAGCTCGGCGGCGCCTTCGACCGTTCGGTGTTCCACGTGCAGCCCGAGGGCGACGCGCATCGCTGGCGCGGGCGCTTGGGCCTACTCTTCCAGAGCCTCTCGAGCCCCGGCG
This is a stretch of genomic DNA from Candidatus Krumholzibacteriia bacterium. It encodes these proteins:
- a CDS encoding POTRA domain-containing protein; this encodes MRFSEVMRSSLLGLVLLGGAAPSMAQSTSPAVGAITYRTAELVGDHPVDDAELLRALRLPFVADSLQPALRRLGGVLFERGWLEATVQADSAAEGLLRLRIHAGEPARLAHVFLRGTQAIEADEARQITGLSEGGVYAPVAVEEGLQALVDVYARRGHLHAEAVVERLEILPEGVVLGIAVSEGPVARLTEVQVHGNSHSRSSLVQRLSGLGPTHGVDLRRLRESTLLLKRSGLFAAVEEPLVYRAGSGEGDLGVMLRVVEAPQRNAFFGSVGVAQDPRDRGAYLHGAVDLQLRNIWGTGRDLALAWKRDAIAGSNLGVGYRERFLAGWRLDLSLDLSQTVRDSTYTYQTAGAAVVLPLRSNLGLELGGAFDRSVFHVQPEGDAHRWRGRLGLLFQSLSSPGDGRPYGKLEVRAEYAHKSNSFVLASVPDNTSYRQTVWSGLYEAGWPLGRRHEL